From the Deinococcus aerius genome, one window contains:
- a CDS encoding peptidase C39 family protein: MRAALLTALLLVSGAEALTMTYSNSTTVIHERAGDWASAELRGVEVRGDTLALAPGATSGTLTGKALKVPAFDELVPSWNAVTPGAGSVTVEVRAQTPSGWSRWFSFGTWQSGEGRSSLNGQRDGAGQVLTDTLRLTAKAAAYQYRVTLRGAGTSIRLLAFNTSDRSRRTGGLGQPGDRQAWGRVVDVPKRSQMLYPDGGEVWCSPTSVSMILAQYGVNVAVPQAARGTFDRAYNGTGNWPFNAAYAGSLGMRAFVTRLPSLAEAERYTAAGLPLAVSLGWKKGELPSAPISSSDGHLMVLVGFDAAGNPVLNDPAAPTDEGVRRTYPRAAFERLWLTHSGGLSYVIAPQGAKLPGA, encoded by the coding sequence ATGCGTGCCGCTCTGCTCACGGCGCTGCTCCTCGTAAGCGGCGCGGAGGCCCTGACCATGACGTATTCCAACTCCACGACAGTCATTCACGAGCGCGCGGGCGATTGGGCGAGTGCCGAGTTGCGGGGCGTGGAGGTGCGCGGGGACACGCTGGCCCTTGCGCCGGGGGCCACCTCGGGCACGCTGACGGGCAAGGCGCTGAAGGTTCCCGCCTTCGACGAACTCGTGCCGTCGTGGAACGCGGTGACGCCCGGGGCGGGGAGCGTGACGGTGGAGGTCCGCGCACAAACGCCCTCGGGCTGGAGCCGCTGGTTCTCCTTCGGGACGTGGCAGAGCGGCGAGGGGCGCAGCAGCCTGAACGGGCAGCGGGACGGGGCGGGGCAGGTGCTGACCGACACGCTGCGCCTGACCGCGAAGGCGGCGGCTTACCAGTACCGGGTGACGTTGCGGGGCGCGGGGACGAGCATTCGCCTACTTGCCTTCAACACCTCCGACCGCTCGCGGCGCACAGGGGGCCTGGGGCAGCCGGGCGACCGTCAGGCCTGGGGCCGGGTCGTGGATGTGCCGAAACGCTCGCAGATGCTCTACCCGGACGGCGGCGAGGTCTGGTGCAGCCCCACGAGCGTGTCGATGATTCTGGCGCAGTACGGGGTGAACGTGGCCGTGCCGCAGGCCGCCCGTGGCACCTTCGACCGCGCCTACAACGGCACGGGCAACTGGCCCTTCAACGCCGCCTACGCGGGCTCGCTGGGGATGCGGGCCTTCGTCACCCGGCTCCCCAGCCTGGCCGAGGCCGAGCGGTACACGGCGGCGGGGTTGCCCCTCGCCGTCAGCCTGGGGTGGAAGAAGGGCGAGTTGCCGAGTGCCCCCATCAGCTCCAGTGACGGGCACCTGATGGTCCTGGTGGGCTTCGACGCGGCGGGCAATCCGGTGCTGAACGACCCCGCCGCCCCCACGGACGAGGGCGTGCGCCGCACCTACCCCCGCGCGGCCTTCGAGCGGCTGTGGCTCACGCATAGCGGCGGGCTGAGCTACGTGATCGCGCCGCAGGGGGCGAAGTTGCCCGGAGCCTGA
- a CDS encoding alpha/beta hydrolase — MAVSVQGQQVTFFPPEGAAALVGDMTDWKKKPAIPIQDGEPLTLTLPRGAWVEYAWLDAAGEPFADPDNPQRSLNPWWPYPRAVEVGKYARHPLWQGADATRKGTAHRLTWEGTVFPGTRRAIVYTPHEHDRARPTPVYYVQDGVAFYRTGKLGEVMDRAVERELASGAVLVFVEPGDRSAEYYLNGRYLDFLREEVFPRVEGEHVTVSERGLWGASLGGLISLYLGSAHPDLFSRVVSHSGAFIAWPGATDASGTIDTTTAGEWLRERLETTPPRHLRVSLDTGTLEWLTGPNRRMAAALADAQVPHQYREYPSGHNWVTWREALPEAFLYMQGT, encoded by the coding sequence ATGGCCGTTTCGGTGCAGGGGCAGCAGGTCACTTTCTTTCCGCCAGAGGGCGCGGCGGCGCTCGTGGGCGACATGACCGACTGGAAGAAAAAGCCCGCGATTCCCATTCAGGATGGGGAGCCCCTCACGCTGACCCTGCCGCGTGGCGCGTGGGTGGAGTACGCCTGGCTGGACGCGGCGGGAGAGCCCTTCGCCGATCCCGACAACCCCCAGAGGAGCCTTAACCCCTGGTGGCCCTATCCCCGCGCGGTGGAGGTGGGAAAGTACGCCCGCCATCCCCTCTGGCAGGGAGCCGACGCGACGCGGAAGGGCACGGCGCACCGCCTGACCTGGGAGGGCACGGTCTTTCCCGGCACCCGCCGCGCCATCGTCTACACGCCGCATGAGCATGACCGCGCGCGCCCCACGCCCGTCTATTACGTGCAGGACGGTGTGGCCTTCTACCGCACCGGCAAGCTCGGCGAGGTGATGGACCGGGCGGTGGAGCGGGAGTTGGCGTCGGGCGCGGTCCTCGTCTTCGTCGAGCCGGGGGACCGCAGCGCGGAGTATTACCTCAATGGCCGCTACCTGGACTTCCTGAGGGAAGAGGTCTTTCCCAGAGTCGAGGGTGAACACGTGACCGTCTCCGAGCGGGGGCTGTGGGGCGCCTCGCTGGGGGGGCTGATCTCGCTGTATCTGGGGAGCGCGCACCCCGATCTTTTCAGCCGGGTGGTGAGCCACTCGGGGGCCTTCATCGCCTGGCCGGGCGCGACGGATGCGAGCGGCACCATCGACACGACCACGGCGGGCGAGTGGCTGCGCGAGCGGCTGGAGACCACTCCTCCCCGGCATCTGCGCGTCAGCCTGGACACGGGCACGCTGGAATGGCTCACCGGCCCGAATCGCCGCATGGCTGCCGCGCTCGCCGATGCCCAGGTCCCGCACCAGTACCGCGAGTACCCCAGCGGCCACAACTGGGTGACGTGGCGCGAGGCGCTGCCCGAGGCGTTCCTGTACATGCAGGGCACCTGA
- a CDS encoding nucleotidyltransferase family protein, translated as MHYPGVLEEVLPDLKAEAGVLAVFLTGSHARGEADEYSDLDLSVLVASDEFVRNDVTYRGGVLVSVERSTVPHRERAFTEPETTLWNLTSLRSGVPLHDPEGVFADLQRRARAFTWAEVEEQAHARAAGLVADVAEELHKVMGGLQTGESGKVAYAILGLTFALGNAALLSTGTLIPTENRYLTLARDAWDDPVWRTTYGGMVGLTAEDVPTRGRAALTAYERAVALTRWPDGPDGALAHEAARRARAFLPG; from the coding sequence ATGCACTACCCAGGAGTTCTGGAGGAGGTCTTGCCCGACCTGAAGGCCGAGGCGGGCGTCCTCGCGGTCTTTCTGACGGGCAGCCACGCGCGAGGTGAGGCGGACGAGTACAGCGACCTGGACCTCTCGGTGCTCGTCGCCTCGGACGAGTTCGTGCGGAATGACGTGACGTACCGGGGGGGCGTGCTCGTCAGCGTGGAGCGGTCCACCGTGCCCCACCGGGAGCGGGCCTTCACCGAGCCGGAGACGACCCTCTGGAACCTGACCTCCCTGCGCTCGGGGGTGCCGCTGCACGACCCGGAAGGGGTGTTCGCGGACCTCCAGCGGCGGGCCAGGGCGTTCACCTGGGCCGAGGTGGAGGAGCAGGCCCACGCGCGGGCGGCCGGGCTCGTCGCGGACGTGGCCGAGGAACTCCACAAGGTGATGGGTGGGCTCCAGACGGGCGAAAGTGGCAAGGTCGCATATGCCATCCTGGGCCTCACCTTCGCGCTGGGAAACGCGGCCCTGCTGAGCACCGGCACCCTGATTCCCACCGAGAACCGGTACCTGACGCTGGCGCGGGACGCCTGGGACGATCCGGTATGGCGGACAACCTACGGGGGCATGGTCGGCCTGACGGCCGAAGACGTGCCCACACGTGGCCGGGCCGCCCTGACCGCCTACGAACGCGCCGTTGCCCTGACCCGCTGGCCGGATGGCCCGGACGGGGCGTTGGCGCACGAGGCCGCCCGCCGAGCCCGCGCCTTCCTTCCCGGCTGA